TTCTGCCTCACCTGTGAAGAACTGTGCATATTCCCGGACTCAGATTTCGATATTCTTTCCACCCGTACCCTCATACCGAGCTCCGAGCACTTCTTAACGATTTTATCTGCATCGAATCTCTGGTCGAATCCTAGCGTTATAATGTCCGGCCGGACATCAAGAACGGTCTGGAAAATATCTCCTTCGTGACCAAGCATTGCCCGGTCGACAGGTTTCAGTTCTGAGACCAGTTTGAGCCTCGTTTCTTCAGAGAATATGGGGCTTTTGCCATTTCTAGCCGCGGTAGAATCCCTAGCAACTACCACGAACAGTTCATCACCCAACTTCCTTGATTCCTTCAAGAAGTGAATGTGCCCCAGATGGATTATATCGAACACTCCCGTAGCCATTACCCTGGTCATTAAACCACGATGCAATGATGTCTTTTCCCTCTATAAAACTTAGCGAGTGTTCACCAGCAAAAATCATTGCTTCCTCTTTGGTCATGGATCTGCCAGAGTCGCTGAGCATTTCCACAATGGTCGCAGAAGGTATTAATCCGGCTCTTTCAACCATGTAGGTACTGAGTTCGGTATGTCCCCTTCTCTGACTAAAATAGTTGTTTCTGGCTATGATAAGGATCACATGCCCGGGTGCACGGAACGATTTTGCAAATTCCTCCATTGGTTCTTTGATCTTCCATGAATCGTTTATGAATTTTGCAAGAGAAGTTATTGTTATGGATCTGTCTGTGTCTGAAACGCCGGTAAAAGTCGACCTGTGGTTAATAGTGAGGCTAAAGGAACTGTTTCTATCATATTTCATGTCATCAGACCTTGTTATGGACGAATTCTTGCCATACTGGTTTCTTAGAATATCCTCAAGATAAAGCATTCCGAGCCTATCGGCAAAATCCTGTTTTACGGTT
The sequence above is a segment of the Thermoplasmataceae archaeon genome. Coding sequences within it:
- a CDS encoding FAD synthase, which codes for MKESRKLGDELFVVVARDSTAARNGKSPIFSEETRLKLVSELKPVDRAMLGHEGDIFQTVLDVRPDIITLGFDQRFDADKIVKKCSELGMRVRVERISKSESGNMHSSSQVRQKLLEEIENRI
- the ribB gene encoding 3,4-dihydroxy-2-butanone-4-phosphate synthase — translated: MENALKDLASGKPILIFDAENRERETDIVFPSQYVTPEVVRFMRKYGGGLICTTVKQDFADRLGMLYLEDILRNQYGKNSSITRSDDMKYDRNSSFSLTINHRSTFTGVSDTDRSITITSLAKFINDSWKIKEPMEEFAKSFRAPGHVILIIARNNYFSQRRGHTELSTYMVERAGLIPSATIVEMLSDSGRSMTKEEAMIFAGEHSLSFIEGKDIIASWFNDQGNGYGSVRYNPSGAHSLLEGIKEVG